A single window of Nicotiana tomentosiformis chromosome 1, ASM39032v3, whole genome shotgun sequence DNA harbors:
- the LOC138907747 gene encoding antifungal protein ginkbilobin-like protein, whose amino-acid sequence MTNLTLVVAILILRLNFEVVKGIPNTNLTKVQCNSGQYFKDDPFAISLAYVVAELVSTTPSRHGYDYHNISPYPNAFAYGHAACNNKTTTLTKQDCKTCLASAKANLLTSCDTRIGGRILLVDCTMRYEQYPFDD is encoded by the coding sequence ATGACAAACTTAACACTAGTTGTGGCAATTCTCATTCTGAGACTGAATTTTGAAGTAGTAAAAGGCATTCCAAACACCAACTTGACAAAGGTCCAGTGCAACAGCGGACAATATTTCAAAGATGATCCTTTTGCCATAAGTCTAGCCTATGTTGTTGCAGAACTAGTGAGCACCACGCCGTCGCGCCACGGATATGACTACCACAACATTTCTCCCTATCCAAACGCTTTTGCGTATGGACATGCTGCTTGCAACAACAAAACTACTACTCTAACCAAACAAGATTGTAAAACTTGTTTGGCTTCAGCTAAAGCTAATTTGCTTACTAGTTGTGATACTAGAATTGGAGGTCGTATTTTGCTTGTTGATTGTACAATGAGGTATGAACAATACCCTTTTGACGATTAA
- the LOC104113328 gene encoding aluminum-activated malate transporter 13-like: MSSNVVPVPNGETISQHDQKKQKAKVSFIDIVSSLKERTSKLDMRKVIHSVKVGLALVLVSLLYLLDPLFQKVGQNAMWAIMTVVVVFEFYAGATLSKGINRAIGTVLGGGLGCVAAILADKSGEIGGALVVGFSVIVIGAGATYSRLIPSVKKRYDYGVMIFILTFNLVVVSGVRADKIMKLAGERLSTIGMGFAVCIFTSFIYPIWASDELHSSTASKFDKVASSIQGCLEEYFKIADDKEKQPTIDVSGCKSVLHSKSSDESLSNFAKWEPWHGKFGFFYPWEKYLQIGEVLRELAASVLSLKGCIQSVRQPSPTQRESIKEPCEIIGLSIAWILKEVGESIRDMKICRAKVLISPRTQCMIQELSLLVKTAENSTENLGLASFIFHLLEMVEKVEMVATKVEELGEIAGFHTKKVDV; the protein is encoded by the exons ATGAGCTCTAACGTTGTACCTGTTCCAAATGGAGAAACTATTTCTCAACATGACCAAAAGAAGCAGAAAGCCAAAGTTTCCTTTATTGATATTGTTTCATCTCTCAAGGAAAGAACAAGCAAGTTGGATATGAGGAAAGTAATACATAGTGTCAAAGTTGGGCTAGCTTTGGTATTGGTATcacttttatatctattagatcCTCTATTCCAGAAAGTTGGACAAAATGCCATGTGGGCTATTATGACTGTTGTAGTTGTCTTCGAGTTCTACGCAG GTGCTACACTAAGCAAAGGCATAAACCGAGCGATTGGTACCGTATTGGGCGGTGGATTGGGATGTGTGGCTGCAATTTTAGCTGACAAAAGTGGAGAAATTGGCGGAGCCTTAGTTGTTGGCTTCTCTGTGATTGTCATTG GTGCTGGTGCAACGTACTCAAGGTTGATACCAAGCGTGAAGAAGAGATATGACTATGGAGTTATGATCTTCATATTGACATTCAATTTGGTAGTAGTGTCTGGAGTAAGAGCTGACAAAATCATGAAATTGGCTGGAGAGAGACTTTCCACCATTGGTATGGGTTTTGCTGTTTGCATATTTACAAGTTTCATCTACCCCATCTGGGCTAGTGATGAACTTCATTCCTCCACTGCTTCTAAGTTTGATAAAGTTGCCTCTTCTATCCAAG GGTGCTTAGAGGAATATTTTAAGATAGCCGATGATAAAGAAAAACAACCAACTATTGACGTCAGTGGATGCAAATCAGTGCTGCATTCCAAGTCCAGTGATGAGTCACTG TCAAATTTTGCGAAGTGGGAACCTTGGCATGGGAAATTTGGATTCTTTTATCCATGGGAGAAGTACTTGCAAATTGGAGAGGTTCTAAGGGAGCTTGCAGCTTCAGTTCTCTCACTCAAAGGATGTATTCAATCAGTCAGacag CCATCTCCAACACAAAGAGAGAGCATAAAGGAGCCATGTGAAATAATAGGATTGTCAATTGCATGGATTTTGAAGGAGGTCGGAGAGAGCATAAGGGACATGAAAATATGTCGTGCTAAAGTTTTGATAAGTCCAAGAACACAATGCATGATACAAGAGCTAAGTCTCCTTGTAAAAACTGCGGAGAATTCGACTGAAAATCTTGGCTTGGCAAGCTTTATATTTCATTTGTTAGAGATGGTGGAGAAGGTAGAAATGGTGGCTACAAAAGTGGAAGAACTTGGTGAAATTGCAGGGTTCCACACCAAAAAAGTTGATGTCTGA